A window of the Leptospira bourretii genome harbors these coding sequences:
- the trpS gene encoding tryptophan--tRNA ligase — protein MRVLTGLQPSGKLHLGNYFSAIKKILDYQSKEELFLFIANLHALTTFRSKEELKTFTLECAIDLLALGVDPKKTVFWVQSDVPEVTELTWYLSQSITVSQLQLAHSFKDKVAKGFVPGAGLFTYPVLMASDILLFSAEKVPVGKDQKQHLEFARDIAERFNTQFGSVLTIPEPDIDENTATVPGVDGAKMSKSYKNTIDFFGTEKEIKKKVMSIVSDSKAVEEPKDPETSVIFQIHSLFLSPSEKESQIEKYKRGGSGYGDLKKDLLDSILSHFAPYRTKREELAQNLDYVHQVLKEGKEKAQTVAEKKLTDVRKTLGIYPF, from the coding sequence ATGAGAGTCCTTACTGGATTACAACCATCTGGAAAACTTCATTTAGGTAATTACTTTTCTGCGATTAAAAAAATCTTAGACTACCAATCCAAAGAAGAATTATTTCTTTTTATCGCAAACTTACATGCACTCACAACATTCCGATCCAAAGAAGAATTAAAAACTTTCACTCTGGAATGTGCGATCGACTTACTAGCGCTTGGTGTTGATCCGAAAAAAACTGTTTTTTGGGTTCAAAGTGATGTTCCCGAAGTCACAGAACTCACTTGGTATTTATCTCAATCCATTACCGTTTCTCAATTGCAATTGGCTCATTCTTTTAAAGACAAAGTGGCAAAAGGATTTGTTCCGGGCGCCGGACTCTTTACTTATCCAGTACTAATGGCAAGTGACATCTTACTTTTTTCTGCAGAAAAAGTTCCGGTTGGCAAAGACCAAAAACAACATTTGGAATTTGCACGTGATATTGCTGAAAGATTCAATACACAATTTGGTTCCGTTCTTACCATTCCTGAACCGGATATTGATGAAAATACGGCAACTGTTCCTGGAGTAGATGGGGCCAAGATGTCAAAGTCTTACAAAAACACGATCGACTTCTTCGGAACAGAAAAAGAAATCAAAAAGAAAGTAATGTCGATTGTGAGTGATTCGAAGGCGGTTGAGGAACCAAAGGATCCAGAAACTTCTGTGATCTTTCAAATCCATTCTCTTTTTCTTTCCCCTTCAGAGAAAGAATCACAAATTGAAAAATACAAACGTGGTGGATCGGGTTATGGGGATCTCAAAAAAGATCTACTCGATTCGATTTTATCTCACTTTGCACCTTACCGAACCAAACGGGAAGAACTGGCACAAAACTTAGATTATGTGCACCAAGTCCTAAAAGAAGGAAAAGAAAAAGCACAAACCGTGGCAGAGAAAAAATTAACTGACGTTCGTAAAACTCTCGGCATCTACCCTTTTTAG
- a CDS encoding LolA family protein produces the protein MRNFLPKFSIVLLFSVQTGILWAEDGRDRLNAVIGKMNSLESFRASVTVNGGLTGVVSYKSPNQLHVRFSDGRIISSNGRILWFYNPDSSIAGKQDLKGVSGGLGGLLSGYENVSVSGRTFRLTSNTKRYNEIILVVSDNDLPRVLKMKRSDEEITEVAFSGIATNIGLGTGLFNFQPPTSSQIVENPLNQKE, from the coding sequence TTGAGGAATTTCCTTCCCAAATTTTCGATTGTTCTCCTTTTCTCTGTCCAAACGGGAATCCTTTGGGCAGAGGATGGAAGGGATCGTTTGAATGCCGTCATCGGCAAAATGAATTCCCTAGAAAGTTTTCGCGCCTCTGTCACTGTCAATGGTGGCCTCACTGGTGTCGTTTCCTACAAAAGCCCAAACCAACTCCATGTCAGATTTAGTGATGGAAGGATCATTTCTTCCAATGGGCGAATTTTATGGTTTTATAATCCAGATTCATCGATCGCAGGCAAACAAGACCTGAAAGGTGTTTCGGGTGGCCTTGGTGGACTTCTTTCCGGTTATGAAAATGTGTCAGTTAGTGGAAGAACTTTTCGTCTAACTTCCAATACCAAAAGGTATAATGAAATTATCCTGGTTGTGTCTGATAACGACCTCCCTCGTGTACTCAAAATGAAACGTTCCGACGAAGAAATCACCGAAGTAGCTTTCTCTGGCATTGCGACTAACATTGGTCTTGGAACGGGACTATTCAACTTTCAACCACCCACAAGCTCACAAATTGTTGAGAACCCTCTCAACCAAAAGGAGTAA
- a CDS encoding electron transfer flavoprotein subunit alpha/FixB family protein codes for MADVLVVGELKNGELKKISKELTSAARKIADSIGGKVHTVVITENVDAFAGDLKAVGADTVIGANLGEFSPEGYANGIFAIIQEKKPAVVLIPHSAQGKEYSARVAIKANAGIVADAVGLSVDGGKVVAKKPIYSGKAYANFKVTSDIQIFTVRANSQEVTPKDGAGALEKSGAAAGEVRTKSISKDLSGGNKVQLADASIIVSGGRGIKGPENWPIIQDLADTLGAALGASRATVDAGWISHSHQVGQTGKTVSPNCYIACGISGAIQHLAGMGSSKYIVAINKDGDAPIFKVATYGVVADLFEVVPALTSEFKKVLG; via the coding sequence ATGGCTGATGTTTTAGTAGTTGGTGAATTAAAAAACGGCGAACTTAAAAAAATCTCAAAAGAACTCACTTCTGCAGCTCGCAAAATTGCGGACTCCATTGGTGGTAAAGTTCATACAGTAGTCATTACTGAAAACGTTGATGCGTTTGCAGGTGATTTGAAAGCGGTTGGTGCTGATACAGTAATCGGTGCAAACCTTGGTGAATTTTCTCCTGAAGGTTATGCAAATGGAATTTTTGCAATCATCCAAGAGAAAAAACCAGCAGTGGTTTTAATTCCACACTCGGCTCAAGGAAAAGAATACTCTGCAAGAGTAGCGATCAAAGCAAATGCTGGAATCGTTGCGGATGCGGTGGGTCTTTCTGTTGACGGTGGTAAAGTGGTTGCTAAGAAACCAATTTACTCTGGAAAAGCGTATGCAAATTTCAAAGTCACTTCTGACATTCAAATCTTTACAGTACGTGCTAACTCACAAGAAGTAACTCCTAAAGACGGAGCAGGTGCATTAGAAAAATCTGGTGCAGCAGCTGGTGAAGTAAGAACTAAGTCTATCTCTAAAGATCTTTCTGGTGGAAACAAAGTGCAACTTGCTGATGCTTCTATCATTGTATCTGGCGGACGCGGAATCAAAGGACCAGAAAACTGGCCAATCATCCAAGACTTGGCTGACACTCTTGGTGCAGCTCTTGGTGCTTCCCGTGCGACTGTCGATGCAGGATGGATTTCTCACTCCCACCAAGTAGGACAAACAGGAAAAACTGTCTCCCCTAACTGTTACATCGCTTGCGGTATCTCCGGAGCCATCCAACATTTAGCGGGTATGGGATCTTCTAAATACATCGTTGCCATCAACAAAGATGGAGATGCTCCTATTTTCAAAGTAGCAACTTACGGTGTTGTTGCTGACCTTTTCGAAGTAGTGCCTGCACTTACTTCTGAGTTCAAAAAAGTATTGGGTTAA
- a CDS encoding electron transfer flavoprotein subunit beta/FixA family protein: MKIVVLVKQVPDTETNIKVGDKSINEAGVKWIISPYDEFAIEEGIRIREKSGGEVIAVSLGPDRAVEALRTAYAMGVDRAVHVKVDDYVTFDSTYTSELLANLIKAENADVVIGGRQSIDTDSSQVVVQIAERLNVPHVAMALKLEFDGNKVTATREIEGGTEVVETTAPLAVTAQKGLNEPRYPSLKGIMSAKKKPVDVKKPEELGATGSKLEVVSLEPPPPRIAGRKLEAADAAGFASQLVKALREEAKVI; the protein is encoded by the coding sequence ATGAAAATTGTTGTTCTAGTAAAACAGGTTCCGGACACGGAAACCAATATCAAAGTCGGCGACAAATCGATCAACGAAGCTGGCGTAAAATGGATCATCTCTCCTTATGATGAATTTGCTATCGAAGAGGGAATTAGAATTCGTGAAAAAAGCGGTGGAGAAGTCATCGCAGTGTCCCTCGGCCCAGACCGTGCCGTAGAAGCACTTCGTACTGCCTACGCAATGGGTGTAGACAGAGCTGTTCATGTAAAAGTGGATGACTACGTAACTTTTGACTCTACATACACTTCCGAACTTCTTGCAAACCTCATCAAAGCTGAAAACGCAGATGTAGTGATTGGTGGTCGTCAATCCATCGATACTGATAGTTCACAAGTTGTGGTTCAAATTGCAGAGAGACTCAATGTTCCTCACGTTGCTATGGCCCTCAAACTTGAGTTTGACGGAAACAAAGTGACTGCCACTCGAGAAATCGAAGGTGGAACTGAAGTAGTAGAAACAACTGCTCCTTTAGCTGTCACTGCGCAAAAAGGTTTGAACGAACCAAGATACCCTAGTTTGAAAGGAATCATGTCTGCGAAGAAAAAACCAGTAGATGTTAAAAAACCGGAAGAACTCGGCGCAACTGGATCTAAACTCGAAGTTGTATCTCTCGAACCACCTCCTCCACGTATCGCTGGTCGAAAACTGGAAGCAGCAGATGCAGCAGGTTTTGCATCTCAACTTGTAAAAGCCCTTCGCGAAGAAGCGAAGGTCATCTAA
- a CDS encoding LIC10362 family protein has protein sequence MWLLCIHSLALLVFVLLYSFRFRKLVPNPEQSILEQIQATTKDWKSTPNLVLLIAFSLFLLFPLTLGFSFYLRSDANVLVVILWIIWAYNWSKYSFFRE, from the coding sequence ATGTGGTTACTTTGCATCCATTCGCTTGCACTTTTGGTTTTTGTCCTTCTTTACTCTTTCCGATTTCGAAAATTGGTGCCAAATCCCGAACAAAGTATCCTGGAACAAATCCAAGCGACCACAAAAGACTGGAAATCCACTCCGAATTTGGTCCTTCTCATCGCCTTCTCTCTCTTCTTACTGTTTCCACTCACCCTAGGATTTTCCTTTTACCTCAGGAGTGATGCCAACGTCCTTGTTGTCATTCTCTGGATCATTTGGGCCTACAATTGGAGTAAATACAGTTTCTTCCGAGAATAA
- a CDS encoding adenylate/guanylate cyclase domain-containing protein produces MFPSLIKAIRSVYCIRDQFPKYMSELLFQEEQMGALFAVRFRYVIGVALVASAVANLSNTDTIYGYLINYVAITFYFINTFIHAQILKKSRGHWKTKYDYISLFIDNLLITVTIFNWYILKGEGNPNFLVKTPLVVFYLLPLSLSLFQYRFSLVNFSFVCFLFSYYGFLVYALVDKNSVSSYDWHNYVLGDQIILSDASVTKPTVYLILVFAISYAIFRSLRMLLKFAAAESQKTTLSRYFSPDLVSEIVSEPEVIAKGKRQKVTILFSDIRGFTQFSEPMDPEALSVFLTEFRRRMVRAIFKNGGSLDKFIGDAVMATFGTPSPSEKPGEDSKNAVLAAKFILDELSQWNQERIRAGESEVKIGIGIHTGEVFCGSIGSEERMEYTVIGDTVNTASRIESACKDLGVNFLISEAVWLEIDSPAGWDKKELVTLSGREQKIHLYAPNGT; encoded by the coding sequence ATGTTCCCCTCCCTAATCAAAGCCATTCGTTCTGTGTACTGCATCCGAGACCAATTTCCAAAATATATGTCAGAGCTTCTTTTTCAAGAGGAACAAATGGGAGCTTTGTTTGCGGTTCGGTTTCGGTATGTGATCGGAGTGGCTCTTGTTGCCAGTGCGGTTGCCAATCTGAGTAATACCGATACTATATATGGATATCTGATTAATTATGTAGCAATAACATTTTATTTTATTAATACATTCATTCATGCGCAAATTCTAAAAAAGAGTCGTGGGCATTGGAAAACAAAGTATGATTATATTAGTTTGTTTATTGATAACTTATTGATAACAGTTACCATTTTTAATTGGTATATTTTAAAAGGAGAAGGAAATCCAAACTTCCTTGTCAAAACTCCTTTGGTTGTATTTTATCTTTTACCACTTTCTCTGAGTTTATTCCAATACCGATTTTCTCTCGTAAACTTTTCCTTCGTTTGTTTTTTATTCAGTTACTACGGATTTTTGGTTTATGCACTTGTGGATAAAAATTCTGTCAGTAGTTATGATTGGCATAATTATGTGCTCGGAGACCAAATCATTTTATCAGACGCTTCTGTAACCAAACCCACTGTTTATCTGATTTTGGTCTTTGCCATTTCCTATGCGATCTTTCGAAGCCTTCGTATGTTATTAAAATTTGCTGCGGCCGAGTCGCAGAAAACAACTTTATCTCGTTATTTTTCCCCTGACTTAGTTTCGGAAATTGTATCTGAACCAGAAGTGATTGCCAAAGGCAAAAGGCAAAAAGTAACAATTCTCTTTAGCGATATCCGAGGGTTCACGCAATTTTCAGAACCAATGGATCCAGAAGCCCTTTCTGTTTTTTTAACAGAATTTCGTCGTAGGATGGTAAGAGCCATTTTTAAAAACGGCGGGAGTTTGGATAAATTCATTGGAGATGCTGTGATGGCAACCTTTGGGACACCCTCTCCATCAGAAAAACCAGGAGAGGACTCAAAAAATGCAGTCCTTGCCGCCAAGTTTATATTAGATGAATTAAGTCAATGGAACCAAGAAAGAATTAGGGCAGGGGAATCGGAGGTTAAGATTGGAATTGGAATTCATACAGGCGAAGTATTTTGTGGAAGCATAGGATCAGAGGAGCGGATGGAATACACTGTGATTGGGGATACGGTGAACACAGCCTCTCGGATTGAGTCGGCTTGTAAAGATTTGGGAGTTAACTTTTTAATTTCGGAGGCAGTTTGGTTGGAGATTGATTCTCCGGCCGGTTGGGACAAAAAGGAACTTGTGACTCTTTCTGGAAGAGAACAAAAAATTCATCTCTATGCACCAAACGGAACTTAG
- a CDS encoding c-di-GMP phosphodiesterase has translation MSTNDTNIVPREKLAKFELTEESLNSFRKNNNIPLDLYNKDGQILIHKKRNPTEADFGKLLKFEMQGVYFLISELKKTKQQMNGGHFLEPGRTTKLFDQEKTARFAKQSQALIEDLRKTSFSSEQAVFVQNSVNELLTDFTSNPDYELGIFNILEILGVAGVSVESELMTKRTVVAMGMKVRTKKIVNEGKEESNKKDHLSLMMASYLADVGYSRLDIKNNPKLTKEEYTVVQQHPIISYLMTLPAPEIESHVRTLILNHHRPYRGNGVNNNFPDPRSLFTKLMSVRDKYNKEVGKERIIQDIELQLHLQENNVTSASFEEDIAILSLASEYASLTSNQPWRPAFKSSTALKMILNDSFFSYSNKNIRHLLDYVGSSLTNNENIVNFGDFVITASVDSERRAHFDICLVLDVGRYQTRPKLQRICSINPVFQKGNKFKIADFDLHSIKIDRRKAIMDLALQAGTSRVIYIIDPELNPALHEAVYKINMAS, from the coding sequence ATGAGCACTAACGATACAAACATAGTACCTAGAGAGAAGCTCGCCAAATTTGAGTTAACTGAAGAATCTTTAAATAGTTTTCGTAAAAACAATAACATTCCTCTCGATCTTTACAATAAAGACGGACAAATCCTCATTCATAAAAAAAGAAACCCCACTGAAGCAGATTTCGGAAAACTACTCAAGTTTGAAATGCAAGGGGTTTACTTTCTAATCTCTGAACTTAAAAAAACCAAACAACAAATGAATGGTGGCCATTTTTTAGAACCAGGCCGAACCACAAAATTATTTGACCAAGAAAAAACAGCCAGGTTCGCCAAACAATCCCAAGCCCTCATTGAAGACCTAAGAAAAACATCCTTTTCCTCAGAACAAGCCGTGTTCGTACAAAATTCGGTGAATGAACTTCTCACTGACTTTACAAGTAATCCTGACTATGAACTGGGAATTTTTAATATTTTAGAAATCCTTGGGGTTGCAGGAGTTTCTGTTGAATCAGAACTGATGACCAAACGCACTGTAGTGGCAATGGGGATGAAAGTTCGTACAAAAAAGATTGTCAACGAAGGCAAAGAAGAATCAAACAAAAAAGACCATTTGAGTCTTATGATGGCAAGTTACTTAGCGGATGTAGGATATTCCCGATTGGATATCAAAAACAATCCCAAACTGACCAAAGAAGAATACACGGTTGTCCAACAACATCCTATCATCAGTTATCTAATGACTCTTCCTGCGCCAGAAATTGAATCCCATGTTCGTACTTTAATTTTAAATCACCACAGACCCTACCGTGGCAATGGGGTGAATAATAATTTTCCCGATCCAAGATCACTTTTCACCAAACTCATGTCAGTCCGTGACAAATATAACAAAGAAGTCGGGAAAGAAAGAATCATCCAGGACATTGAACTCCAACTCCACTTACAAGAGAACAATGTAACTTCTGCTAGTTTTGAAGAAGACATTGCCATCCTTTCATTGGCAAGTGAATATGCTTCTCTTACTTCCAACCAACCGTGGAGACCAGCATTCAAATCATCTACAGCTCTTAAGATGATTTTAAATGATTCTTTTTTCTCTTATAGCAATAAAAACATCAGACATCTTTTAGATTACGTGGGAAGTTCTCTCACCAACAACGAAAACATTGTGAACTTTGGTGACTTTGTCATCACCGCTTCTGTGGATTCTGAAAGACGAGCTCATTTTGATATTTGTCTGGTTTTGGATGTAGGCCGTTACCAAACAAGACCCAAACTCCAAAGAATTTGCAGCATCAATCCTGTGTTTCAAAAAGGAAACAAATTCAAAATTGCTGATTTTGATTTGCATAGCATTAAAATTGATCGTAGAAAAGCCATTATGGACTTAGCCTTACAAGCAGGAACTTCTCGTGTGATTTATATCATCGATCCGGAACTCAATCCCGCTCTCCACGAAGCCGTTTACAAAATCAACATGGCCTCCTAA
- a CDS encoding acyl-CoA dehydrogenase family protein, protein MSTLSTKKSSLDLFNPTEDHLALRESVASFAEREMDEQAKENDENETFNTMLFKRLGSELGIFGITVPEADGGHGLDPLAAVIIHEEMSRFDPGFTLSYLAHEVLFVNNFFYSSNPSQRSRYLSKVITGEWIGGMGMTEPGAGTDVLGMTTNAVKKGDRYIINGVKQYITNGSIGQVFLLYTKLEKSSKKMTSFVIESSYKGFSVGKKEEKMGMRSSPTTQLVFEDMEVPEENLLGLENGAVTHMMRNLEIERVTLAAQSLGIARRCIDIMCDYTIRHREAFGKKLMEFGQIQRMVAESYADYQAARALVYHVASELGPDVRNSLGAASAKLVATQMAERVSRNAIQVLGGYGYCREYPVERLHRDAILLSIGGGTNEAMQKNIASDLKKLWSE, encoded by the coding sequence ATGAGTACGCTTTCGACAAAAAAATCATCTCTTGATTTATTTAATCCTACAGAAGACCACCTGGCACTGCGAGAATCAGTGGCATCCTTTGCAGAACGTGAAATGGACGAACAAGCAAAAGAAAACGATGAAAATGAAACATTCAATACCATGCTTTTCAAACGCCTTGGTTCTGAACTTGGAATTTTTGGAATCACTGTTCCAGAAGCAGATGGTGGGCATGGACTCGACCCTCTTGCTGCTGTCATCATCCATGAAGAGATGTCTCGGTTTGATCCAGGATTTACTCTTTCTTATCTGGCTCATGAAGTACTGTTTGTGAATAATTTTTTCTATAGTTCCAATCCTTCTCAAAGGAGTCGTTATTTGAGTAAGGTCATCACTGGAGAATGGATTGGTGGGATGGGGATGACAGAACCTGGTGCAGGTACCGACGTTCTTGGAATGACCACAAATGCAGTGAAAAAGGGTGATCGTTATATTATCAATGGGGTCAAACAATACATTACGAACGGATCCATCGGCCAGGTTTTTCTTCTTTATACCAAGTTAGAAAAATCTTCCAAAAAAATGACATCCTTTGTGATCGAGTCGTCTTACAAAGGTTTTTCGGTTGGAAAAAAAGAAGAGAAAATGGGAATGCGTTCTTCCCCCACAACACAACTTGTGTTCGAAGATATGGAAGTCCCTGAAGAAAATTTACTCGGTCTGGAAAATGGGGCAGTCACTCATATGATGCGCAATTTAGAAATTGAAAGAGTGACACTTGCGGCCCAGTCACTTGGAATTGCCCGCAGATGTATTGATATCATGTGTGATTATACCATTCGCCATAGAGAAGCCTTTGGTAAAAAACTAATGGAGTTTGGTCAAATCCAAAGGATGGTCGCCGAATCTTATGCGGACTACCAAGCCGCTCGGGCTCTTGTGTATCATGTGGCAAGTGAACTTGGACCAGATGTCCGTAACTCTCTTGGTGCAGCCTCGGCAAAACTCGTTGCCACTCAAATGGCAGAACGTGTTTCCAGAAATGCGATACAAGTGTTAGGCGGATATGGATACTGCCGTGAATATCCTGTGGAACGATTGCATCGGGATGCGATTTTACTCAGCATCGGTGGGGGAACAAACGAAGCCATGCAAAAAAACATCGCCAGCGATTTGAAAAAACTTTGGTCGGAATAA
- a CDS encoding phytoene desaturase family protein produces MDTFWDVVVIGSGLGGLSAALSLSEKGQRVLVLEKGTTPGGCASSFQKNGFVFESGATTLVGLEPGLPLHKLSTDFQIQFPLIPLKRSMVVHLDGKTVERFQNRKEWVKEAKRVFGGGLRMEVFWILCHLISDSLWSLSGRYKFFPFQNFSDIWKSIGAFRLRDLLVLFFSFISLRFVLKCLGLTKNKVWIRFLEEQLLITSQTTSTKIPMSFASIGLTYPQLQNYVAKGGMVSLSESILQKIETNGGKILYKQEVIHLKKNGFTKTNPKMIWELHTKNREHNLFHAPLVVSNLPIWNLTEITDDLPNLKKKTTKFEKGIWGAFSLGIAIETNPSEEWAKTECLHHQIHLKDVLPYGGGNSIFLSLSHPEDPIRSPKGIRILSISTHIENPESWIRDLSYQEKKKTIESIVIQTLEETFPWFQKDKILFLHSATPVTWRTWTGRKFGRVGGIPNSYFSNPFQMLGNRSEDPNLLLTGDTVYPGQGIPAVVLGGLHVVEQFLARKRG; encoded by the coding sequence ATGGATACATTTTGGGATGTAGTGGTCATCGGTTCTGGACTTGGCGGACTTAGTGCCGCTTTATCACTTTCAGAAAAAGGCCAAAGAGTTTTGGTTTTAGAAAAAGGCACGACTCCTGGTGGTTGTGCTTCCAGTTTTCAAAAGAATGGTTTTGTCTTTGAATCAGGTGCCACAACCCTTGTGGGTTTAGAACCAGGTCTTCCCCTTCATAAACTTTCGACAGATTTTCAAATTCAATTTCCTCTTATTCCATTAAAACGATCGATGGTGGTCCATTTGGATGGAAAAACTGTTGAACGTTTCCAAAACCGCAAGGAATGGGTTAAGGAAGCAAAACGTGTGTTTGGTGGTGGGCTACGGATGGAGGTATTTTGGATACTTTGTCATTTGATTTCTGATTCTCTTTGGAGTTTGTCGGGAAGATATAAATTTTTTCCCTTCCAAAATTTTTCCGATATTTGGAAATCCATTGGTGCTTTTCGGCTCCGCGACTTACTTGTTTTGTTTTTTTCCTTTATCTCCTTACGTTTCGTTTTGAAATGTTTGGGTCTTACTAAAAACAAAGTATGGATTCGATTTTTAGAAGAACAACTTTTGATCACAAGCCAAACAACTTCAACAAAGATTCCCATGTCATTTGCATCTATCGGTCTTACTTATCCGCAACTACAAAACTATGTTGCCAAAGGAGGGATGGTAAGTCTTTCTGAATCGATCCTGCAAAAAATAGAAACAAATGGTGGAAAAATTCTCTATAAACAAGAAGTGATCCATCTGAAAAAAAATGGTTTCACCAAAACTAATCCAAAAATGATTTGGGAGTTACATACAAAAAATAGAGAACACAATTTGTTTCATGCTCCCTTGGTGGTTTCGAATCTTCCAATTTGGAACCTAACAGAGATCACTGATGACTTACCGAATCTAAAAAAGAAAACTACAAAATTTGAAAAAGGAATTTGGGGTGCTTTTTCCTTGGGGATTGCCATAGAAACCAATCCATCCGAAGAATGGGCAAAAACGGAATGCCTTCACCACCAGATCCATTTGAAGGATGTTTTACCATATGGAGGAGGAAATTCCATTTTCCTTTCTCTTTCCCATCCCGAGGATCCCATTCGTTCCCCCAAAGGAATTCGTATCCTTTCGATTTCAACCCATATCGAAAATCCTGAATCTTGGATTCGTGATCTTTCCTACCAAGAAAAAAAGAAAACTATCGAATCGATTGTCATTCAGACCTTAGAGGAAACGTTTCCTTGGTTTCAAAAAGACAAAATTTTGTTTTTACATTCTGCAACGCCTGTTACATGGAGAACTTGGACAGGCCGGAAATTTGGGAGAGTGGGAGGAATACCCAATTCTTATTTTTCAAATCCATTCCAAATGTTGGGTAACCGCTCGGAAGATCCAAACTTACTTCTTACAGGAGACACTGTCTATCCAGGCCAAGGAATTCCGGCGGTAGTCCTTGGTGGTCTTCATGTTGTAGAACAATTCCTCGCAAGAAAGAGAGGTTGA
- the thrB gene encoding homoserine kinase, which produces MIRLPKILIQVPGTSANLGPGFDLMGLALDLHNQFEFSFSKEITEPKTELKNGNPLPFSEKEDLVYQSYLSYFKKFLPNVTPPPYHCKMSLSLPLKGGLGSSASAIVAGLSLAREVHKRLEPTSLPMEPVFTQYLAEFEGHPDNTLPAYLGGFVFAYSTFGEKLRYFRKKFPSSVAIFVLTPEFHVSTEESRKTLPKSYATADVIFNLSRIGAWMHFLDKRKFGDLLVGLEDKMHTPYRIPKTSPLFPLADTLTQAGIGYCLSGSGPSLLVFLERKSVKTKLAELEKTISTVMGEAKIPYSFKRVKPDGLGVRIQFK; this is translated from the coding sequence ATGATTCGCCTTCCTAAGATTCTCATCCAAGTGCCGGGAACTTCCGCCAACTTGGGACCTGGTTTTGACCTTATGGGTCTTGCTTTGGATCTTCATAACCAGTTTGAATTTAGTTTTTCAAAAGAAATTACGGAGCCCAAAACAGAATTAAAAAACGGTAACCCGTTGCCGTTCTCAGAAAAAGAAGATTTGGTTTATCAGTCCTATCTTTCCTATTTTAAAAAATTTTTACCGAATGTAACACCTCCACCTTATCATTGTAAAATGAGTCTATCATTACCTTTAAAAGGTGGACTTGGTTCTAGTGCTTCCGCCATTGTCGCGGGCCTATCCTTGGCCAGGGAAGTTCATAAACGATTGGAACCTACATCTCTTCCAATGGAACCTGTATTTACACAATATTTGGCTGAATTTGAGGGTCATCCTGATAATACATTACCCGCTTATTTGGGTGGATTTGTTTTCGCCTATTCGACGTTTGGTGAAAAACTTAGATACTTTCGTAAAAAATTTCCTTCTTCCGTTGCCATTTTTGTTTTAACACCAGAGTTCCATGTTTCCACCGAGGAATCTAGGAAAACACTTCCCAAATCTTATGCCACAGCTGATGTGATTTTTAATTTGTCTAGGATTGGTGCTTGGATGCATTTTTTAGACAAACGAAAGTTTGGTGATCTTCTTGTTGGTTTGGAAGATAAGATGCACACACCATACCGAATTCCTAAAACTTCTCCCTTATTTCCTTTGGCAGACACCTTAACACAAGCTGGGATTGGATATTGTTTGTCTGGATCCGGACCAAGTTTACTTGTATTTTTAGAACGAAAATCAGTGAAAACCAAACTGGCGGAATTAGAAAAAACAATTTCTACGGTGATGGGTGAGGCAAAGATTCCTTATTCATTCAAACGAGTGAAACCGGATGGACTCGGTGTTCGAATCCAATTCAAATAA